The Elusimicrobia bacterium HGW-Elusimicrobia-1 nucleotide sequence GCTTCTCGCGGGTAAAAAATCTTTTTATTTTCATTGACTCGGTTCAGCCGGAGTAAAAGCGTTTTTGACTGCCTGATGCGCGTCGGACAGGATACTATATCCCCAAGATTTTGTCAATCTCTTCGGCGGCCTTTTTGCCGTCTCCGACGGCCAACGCGACCGTTCCGCCGCCGGAAGCGATGTCGCCTCCGACGAATATTTTGGGATTTTTCGTCGAGCGCAGTGAATCCTTATCGAATTTTATTCTGCCTTTTTGGGTATCGACGAACTCGCCTATATAATCCATATCGGGCCCGAGTTTCTGACCGAGCGCGAATATGACGGTATCCGCCGGCGCGACGTATTCCGAGCAGGATATTTCCTTCGGCCGCGGACGTCCCGACGCGTCGGGTTCGCCCAATTCGCATTTGACAAATTCCACGCCCTCGATTTTGCCGTCGCCGACAATTTTTTTGGGGGCGGCCAGCCAGACAAACTTGACGCCCGCATCCTTGGCCTCCGCGAATTCGGCCTTGGCTCCCGGCATTTCGGCTTCCGTGCGGCGATAGTAAATCGACACATCCTCCGCGCCCAGCCGCACCGACGACGACGCGCAGTCGAGAGCCGTCGAGCCGCCGCCGATGACCACGACCCTTTTTCCGACGGCGTACGGCTTGCCCTCATTCATTTTAAGAAGAAAATCAAGCGCCTGACATGCGCCCGGCAAATCCTCGCCGGGGATATTCGGTTTCGACGAACCGCTTAATCCCGAAGCCAGAAACACTGCGTCGGAGGACGCCAAAATTCCGGCGAATTTATCTTTGCCGACGGGAGTGTTCAACATAAGTTTTATCCCGGTGCCCTCGATAACTGAAACTTCCTGTTTCACTACGTCGCGCGGGAGACGGTACGCCGGTATGCCCCATACAAGCAATCCGCCGGCGCGATCGGTTTTTTCATATATGACAACGTCCCAGCCCTTCTTGTAAA carries:
- a CDS encoding dihydropyrimidine dehydrogenase, with translation MAKRIEAPKIAAEERKKTFNEVEKTVPPHLAMAESSRCLFCHDAPCDQLCPAGIKPSQFIKKIKTRNMTGASKIIREGNFLGSVCARICPVEKQCEKGCSQSDVGEPINIAALQRFAADADLKKIKPVSRLVEPKNKKASVIGAGPAGISCAIELYKKGWDVVIYEKTDRAGGLLVWGIPAYRLPRDVVKQEVSVIEGTGIKLMLNTPVGKDKFAGILASSDAVFLASGLSGSSKPNIPGEDLPGACQALDFLLKMNEGKPYAVGKRVVVIGGGSTALDCASSSVRLGAEDVSIYYRRTEAEMPGAKAEFAEAKDAGVKFVWLAAPKKIVGDGKIEGVEFVKCELGEPDASGRPRPKEISCSEYVAPADTVIFALGQKLGPDMDYIGEFVDTQKGRIKFDKDSLRSTKNPKIFVGGDIASGGGTVALAVGDGKKAAEEIDKILGI